GAGTTTTATCAGCCAGGCCGGTAACAACGCCCATAAGATGGTGGAGTTCATCGTGGAGAAGATCCCTTCCTATAGGGACGAAGCTACATATGAGGTCAGAGTTAGAGAGGGCTTACAGTTATGGAATATTTTTCAAGTTTGGGAATTTGTGGATAAATTCATGTTTGCCAGAATAATTACCCCATAAAGCATTCCATgaaattttagatttttactaCCGTCAAGCTCACAGACAAGACATGACTATGATTTAAACATTAAGTACATTTCAGATACTAGAATAATCAGGATATCTGGCTGGATAGGTGTCTATTTACAAACACATCTAATTGTAACTTCCACTCTATTTGGAAAAGAATAACCAAGaggtggttttctttttaagttttaCAGAGTCAATGCCATGGCTTGCTTCAGTTTTTCTCTCAAATTCATTGAATGCTCAATGAGTGTACTGCACAACTGTGAAGACAATTTGAATTCACAGTATTCTAAGaatacacaaaatgtttaaaacatctcaaaaacacaaaggaagTGTATGTGATCTGAGATAAACGTATGCATTTGAAAGAACTTAAGATAATTTCTGATGAGAGAGTTCCATCTCCTGGCCAAAGACAGCGTGGCAATAATGCTCACTTTATATTAAACCGACAGCCAGGGAGCAAATTATACTCTTTGCTCATGCATTGGCAccatcatttttaatgaaaagcagTGGATCGAACAGCACATCAAGTATCTATTAGCGAGTGTTACACTGCCCCACTGTTTGTTTAAGGGGAGGAAAATCTCGTTCTTCAAGCGAGCCCAGATCCTTGTGGCAGATTTCTGGGGCATCATGGAGGCCAGAGGAGAGGGTGACATCATTGACATGGACTGGCTCACCATGTTTGCAGACTACAGGGTCCCTCAGGCCCTTGTTTACCTTGGAGCACTACGATACTCTGACGCACTGATGCAGGTGCTGAACAACGGTGAGACAGGAGTGTATGTGCACATCTCTCtggtcataaaaaaatgaatcatttagaAGCAGTAAGATATAATCTCTCTTGTGTGTTATGCGGTTGTCTCCCAATTCTCCCAGGTGAGCTGCTGAGTTCAGGGGACAGGAGAGAGGTGGAGATCCGAGGTTGTTCGATTTGGGCTGTGGAGCTGATCAGAGACCGCCTTTGCAAGCTGGTGCACGAGAGAGATGGACAGACCTGCAACATCAACTCCGCAGTCATTGACTTCTACCTGTGGCCTTATGCTAAGCAGCACCACAAAGAGATGGCCCACATTCCAATACACCACACAAGATGTATTTACTATTGACAAGGTGGCTGGCACCATTACATACCACTGTATGTAATGGTGACAGCCACCTCGTCCACTTCCCAGTGTGCAGCCTTGGCACCGGTACAGGTGCCTTTCCCTGGGATAACGCCAATCATGTCTCTCTGCCAAATACATGTACAAATGGGCTTTTCTCTAGCTGTAATAGAAACAGGTGTCAGGCTTTAATGTAGTCTGTTGGTTTAAGTGGGTAGTAACACTGTTCATTGGCagtcaattaaaatgtttactgttgATGTGGAACATTTTCTATCAAACATCTCGCTGTAATGAAGACAAAGTGATCACTTCGGTATTTGAGCATACAATGATGGACACATTGGTGTATCTGCAGCGGCTTAACCTTGTGAACTGACACtcagcaaacaataaaaataaaattatttcatCCCATTTTGTAAGTGGCTTCTTTTAAAGGAATGTTGCAATGAATTTCTGGGGATTATATTTCACATCAGTGGCTGCTTACCTTAAAGCAGGATGTCTACAGGGAAACTGCTAATCTGTCAAATTTTGAGATTCATGAATATTGACAAGATAAATTCAATGTTAAGTACGAACAGCGGCATTTATGAAAGATAAAAGCAGCTGGAATGGATGGCTACCTTATCTAAAATGGTTGGAAATGAGTTGGAtaaagtggggggaaaaaatgatgtTGCTCAAATTGTGTGGAGAAATCTATCTAGTGTTTTCGTGAAGGAAGAAAAGGGACGAGAAGAAGCATCAGcctctgtatatatatatatattatattttaatatatatatatatatatatatatatatatatatatatatatatatcagtacagtaccagtcaaaagtttggacacaccttctcattcaactactttgaagaatctaaaatataaaacatattctggtttgttgagcatttgtttgtttaccacataattccatatgtgttccttcatagtttggatgtcttaaatattaatctacaatgtagaaaactagaaagaaagaaagaaagaaagaaagaaaaaccattgaatgagaaggtgtgtccaaacttttgactggtactgtatatatatatatatatatatatatatatatatatatatatatatatatatatatatatatatatatgtatttatgtgagCCTCTGTACAGACTGTGTCAACAAATTTCCTTGGAAattatcattataaaataaaatataatcatatgaataaatatgaatatatataataatatataatataatataattatttgttactgtattacattattttttttaatctctaaaTTACCCTATTTCATAATGCCATCAACGCAATGTGTAGCtctctcctgtgtttgtccTGTGTAGACATAATACCAGAGGTGGGCGCTGTTTCCTCCCCGTGTCACTCTGTCCGCCCCGCATACAGGCTCTTGAACgcctctcctgctctccttgACTGCTGCTGCACGGCGGAGGCGGTTTCCCGGGCAACCGAGTAGCGACAACAAACGGGAGACGGGACAAAGTTAACAACACGCCGGATGTGGACACTAAAAACGCACAACAAGGCAAATATTtcacgttgttttttttggtaaaatgtAACGTCAGCTCACTGGCTCACGGTTATTTCACACCCAACCAGTTTAGAAGCTCAATTAAAACGTTTTCGATCCATCATGAGCGAGGTGTGTGTCCGGGTGGCGCTCCGCATCCGGCCCCTGCTTCCCAAAGAAGTCCTCCGCAACCACCAGGTGTGTGTGCGGGTGGTGCCGGGCTCCGAACAGGTGATGCTCGGCTCCGACCGACTCTTCTCCTTCGACCACGCCTTTGGTCCGACAGCCAGCCAGGAGGAGGTGTACGAGTCCTGCGTCCAGCCCCTGGTGGAGTCCCTGGTCCACGGCTACAACGCCACCGTCTTCTGTTACGGACAGACCGGGTCGGGGAAGACATACACACTCGGAGGGGGGAACCTGGGTAAGTCCTGTATCCCAAGATGAGAAAGATCCAGAGGCTGGTTTTAAGAGAACAACAATTCATTACTTATGACTGATGTAAAATGACAGATGggagatgcatttttttttttaccctggaACTTGGAAAATATTGCATAGGTTTGTTAATTGTCTGTTTAAGATGAGAGATAATGGCAAATCAAGTCAtctttact
This sequence is a window from Anoplopoma fimbria isolate UVic2021 breed Golden Eagle Sablefish chromosome 13, Afim_UVic_2022, whole genome shotgun sequence. Protein-coding genes within it:
- the qng1 gene encoding queuosine salvage protein; translation: MEPLLFPRESGQFIAERSRDVFVEEEGVQKGAEMLYRLRHSEDLTASGWKKANPLAPELTSDQALNWVFVVDTMNFSFWPEEETQQCEVTYKGTTYTGYMTLCAAIIRAMDEGIPITDPKYFSQMSLEELGHVLRSDNETPMPMLQERHQVLTEGGCVLQEHGGSFRSFISQAGNNAHKMVEFIVEKIPSYRDEATYEGRKISFFKRAQILVADFWGIMEARGEGDIIDMDWLTMFADYRVPQALVYLGALRYSDALMQVLNNGELLSSGDRREVEIRGCSIWAVELIRDRLCKLVHERDGQTCNINSAVIDFYLWPYAKQHHKEMAHIPIHHTRCIYY